The following are encoded together in the Kribbella voronezhensis genome:
- a CDS encoding LacI family DNA-binding transcriptional regulator — translation MSGTSRRPTLKDIAAETGLSMAAVSYALRGLQGTPETQARVHKAAERLGYQADPVARALASGRSGSIGVLCASLEDLWQQRLAAALGRELLAPDRNAWIIDSAGDADRQLELAQHLVDHRADAIVVIPIDPGAKGWARIAQQAAVIAIGDALPAAKAKSEVLFDNESGVSTALRRLAEAGHRSVAVLSPSRRFEVERPAEEIAQRIAFGLKLKIRIVPCPHDLAGATDVARTILTARPRPTGILALADSMAFGVYAACAELGIRLPDDLSLLGYDDQPMSQLLTPPLSTFHWPLDELVADVVARVTSAVDTNRRVRRTTVEPTLIERGSVAAPPSRA, via the coding sequence ATGTCCGGAACCAGCCGCCGACCGACTCTCAAGGACATCGCGGCGGAGACCGGCCTCTCGATGGCGGCCGTCTCGTATGCGCTGCGGGGTCTGCAAGGGACGCCGGAGACGCAGGCGCGCGTGCACAAGGCCGCCGAGCGGCTCGGCTACCAGGCGGACCCCGTCGCCCGCGCCCTCGCATCCGGCCGCAGCGGCTCGATCGGCGTCCTCTGCGCCTCGCTCGAGGACCTCTGGCAGCAACGGCTGGCGGCCGCTCTCGGCCGGGAGTTGCTCGCCCCGGACCGCAATGCCTGGATCATCGACTCGGCCGGTGACGCCGACCGTCAACTGGAGCTCGCCCAGCACCTGGTCGACCACCGCGCCGACGCGATCGTGGTGATTCCGATCGACCCGGGCGCCAAGGGCTGGGCCAGGATCGCCCAGCAGGCGGCCGTGATCGCGATCGGCGACGCACTGCCGGCCGCGAAGGCGAAGTCCGAGGTCCTGTTCGACAACGAGAGCGGCGTCAGTACGGCGCTCCGCCGGCTGGCCGAGGCCGGTCACCGCAGCGTCGCCGTCCTCAGCCCGTCCCGCCGGTTCGAGGTGGAGCGGCCGGCCGAGGAGATCGCCCAGCGGATCGCGTTCGGGCTGAAGCTCAAGATCCGCATCGTCCCGTGTCCGCACGATCTGGCCGGCGCGACCGACGTCGCCCGCACGATCCTGACCGCGCGCCCGCGACCGACCGGCATCCTGGCGCTGGCCGACTCGATGGCCTTCGGGGTGTACGCGGCCTGCGCCGAGCTCGGCATCCGGCTGCCCGACGACCTGTCCCTGCTCGGGTACGACGACCAGCCGATGTCCCAGCTGCTGACTCCGCCGCTGTCCACCTTCCACTGGCCGCTCGACGAGCTGGTCGCGGATGTCGTCGCCCGCGTCACCTCCGCCGTCGACACGAACCGCCGGGTCCGCCGCACCACCGTCGAGCCGACCCTGATCGAGCGCGGCTCGGTCGCCGCCCCACCCAGCCGGGCGTGA
- a CDS encoding amidohydrolase family protein, which produces MTGVIDVHQHLWPAEFVDRLRARTEPPYLDGWTLHTAGEPAYEVDPAAHELGKRVAIEQDAATALAGVSLSSPLGIEQLGDGALLDAWHKGAAALPEPFKAWAAVDLLEPDFDGLESLLGKGFLGLQLPAHVLGTPAAWAEAGELLAVAERMNKPILIHPGPAASPVGAVPGWWAPVVDYTLQLQAAWWAWHAFAGRTAFPRLRLCFAAAAGLAPVHHERLAARGGRLGTIDPNLFVDTSSYGPQGIDAVARVLGIDQVVHGTDRPYAGTVELRQGAAATAVIRYNNPHRLLFGVDPAAAER; this is translated from the coding sequence GTGACCGGCGTGATCGATGTCCACCAGCACCTGTGGCCGGCTGAGTTCGTCGACCGGCTGCGGGCCCGCACCGAGCCGCCGTACTTGGACGGCTGGACCTTGCACACGGCCGGCGAACCGGCGTACGAGGTGGATCCCGCGGCGCACGAGCTCGGCAAGCGGGTCGCGATCGAGCAGGATGCCGCGACGGCGCTGGCCGGGGTGTCGCTGTCGAGTCCGCTCGGGATCGAGCAGCTCGGCGATGGCGCACTGCTCGACGCTTGGCACAAAGGCGCGGCCGCGTTGCCCGAGCCTTTCAAGGCCTGGGCCGCTGTCGACCTTCTCGAGCCGGACTTCGACGGCCTGGAATCCCTGCTGGGTAAGGGTTTCCTCGGTCTGCAGCTACCCGCCCACGTGCTCGGTACGCCGGCCGCTTGGGCCGAGGCCGGCGAGTTGCTGGCCGTTGCCGAGCGGATGAACAAGCCGATTCTCATCCACCCGGGTCCTGCCGCGTCGCCAGTTGGAGCTGTGCCGGGGTGGTGGGCGCCGGTGGTCGACTACACGCTGCAGTTGCAGGCGGCTTGGTGGGCGTGGCATGCCTTCGCCGGCCGGACGGCTTTCCCGCGGCTCCGGCTGTGCTTCGCCGCCGCGGCAGGGCTGGCGCCCGTTCACCACGAGCGGCTCGCTGCGCGCGGCGGTCGCCTGGGGACCATCGATCCGAATCTCTTCGTCGACACCTCCAGCTACGGACCGCAGGGGATCGACGCGGTTGCCCGGGTGCTCGGGATCGACCAGGTCGTCCACGGCACCGATCGCCCGTACGCGGGCACCGTCGAGCTCCGCCAGGGAGCGGCCGCGACCGCGGTGATCCGCTACAACAACCCGCACCGCCTGCTGTTCGGCGTCGACCCGGCGGCGGCGGAGAGATGA
- a CDS encoding cysteine dioxygenase produces MTVQQVSDAPVVPARQASRLVELNGCLSLDNLPGRDLEPSELAELAGGIAAQPHLWEDKVAYSDEERVFASLHRDANVDVWLICWTPVNDTGWHDHDVSSGAVAVARGKLVEHNLAIGVESVETEIEAGDVYGFGPDHIHRVVGLDKGSVTVHAYSPPLWRMGQYSVRDNVLRRVSVSYADELRPLD; encoded by the coding sequence GTGACTGTTCAGCAAGTTTCCGACGCACCCGTCGTTCCCGCGCGTCAGGCCAGCCGGCTCGTGGAGCTCAATGGCTGTCTGTCATTGGACAACCTGCCGGGACGAGACCTCGAGCCCAGTGAACTGGCCGAGCTGGCCGGCGGGATCGCGGCCCAGCCGCACCTGTGGGAGGACAAGGTCGCCTACAGCGACGAGGAGCGTGTCTTCGCCTCGCTGCACCGCGACGCCAACGTGGACGTCTGGCTGATCTGCTGGACTCCGGTCAACGACACCGGCTGGCACGACCACGACGTCTCCTCGGGCGCGGTCGCCGTCGCGCGCGGCAAACTCGTCGAGCACAACCTGGCGATCGGCGTCGAGTCGGTCGAGACCGAGATCGAAGCCGGCGACGTGTACGGCTTCGGCCCCGACCACATCCACCGCGTCGTCGGCCTCGACAAGGGCAGCGTGACCGTCCACGCCTACAGCCCACCGCTGTGGCGAATGGGCCAGTACTCCGTCAGGGACAACGTCCTGCGCCGGGTCTCCGTGTCGTACGCCGACGAACTGCGCCCGCTCGACTGA
- a CDS encoding haloacid dehalogenase type II → MAASRPEVLVLDVNETLSDLTPMRQRFEAAGLPGDSLDTWFAAVLRDGFALTAVETSADFGAIAADILTGQLAAAGVDSGDDAVRSVLSGMTQLKLHPDVVPGLRRLHEAGVRLVTLTNGAARMSEQMFTDAGVLPLLEQRLDVTKPGRWKPHRAAYEYAAEVCKVPLDRMALAAVHPWDIDGAKRAGLQGWYIDRRRTPYPKTFTAPDLVVADFEELAAQLAG, encoded by the coding sequence ATGGCTGCAAGCCGCCCTGAGGTATTGGTACTTGATGTCAACGAGACGCTGTCAGATCTGACCCCGATGCGGCAGCGGTTCGAGGCCGCCGGACTGCCCGGCGACAGCCTCGACACCTGGTTCGCCGCCGTGCTCCGGGACGGGTTCGCGCTGACCGCTGTCGAGACGTCCGCGGACTTCGGCGCGATCGCCGCCGACATTCTCACCGGCCAGCTCGCCGCCGCCGGAGTGGACTCCGGCGACGATGCGGTCCGGAGTGTGCTGTCCGGGATGACCCAGCTGAAACTTCACCCCGACGTCGTACCGGGACTTCGGCGTCTGCACGAAGCGGGGGTCCGGCTCGTGACACTGACCAACGGCGCCGCGCGGATGTCGGAGCAGATGTTCACCGACGCGGGAGTGTTGCCGCTCCTCGAGCAGCGGCTGGACGTGACGAAGCCGGGTCGCTGGAAGCCGCACCGAGCGGCGTACGAGTATGCGGCCGAGGTGTGCAAAGTGCCGCTGGATCGAATGGCGCTGGCGGCCGTTCACCCGTGGGACATCGACGGCGCCAAGCGTGCCGGTCTCCAGGGGTGGTACATCGACCGGCGACGGACGCCGTACCCGAAGACGTTCACCGCGCCCGACCTCGTCGTGGCCGACTTCGAGGAGCTCGCGGCACAGCTCGCGGGATGA
- a CDS encoding TetR/AcrR family transcriptional regulator encodes MPDVKHFEPEGVLGVAELLFWRQGVAATGIQDVVAATGLSRSSLYNAFGGKDALYVGALRRYVEHRSTPMFSRLAEDRRGLPAIEDFFSRLVSVRCRGEFAGWGCLVSNAHLENPSGEAKTVLDNHQAGLKAALQSALETAAELKQLRPGLDLSATAEHLTLLAYAINLRSRAGASPDQLKTAVAAALSPLARDPRRQGR; translated from the coding sequence GTGCCGGATGTCAAACACTTCGAACCGGAGGGAGTCCTCGGTGTCGCCGAGTTGCTGTTCTGGCGGCAAGGCGTTGCGGCGACCGGGATCCAGGACGTGGTGGCGGCGACCGGCCTGAGCCGGTCGAGTCTCTACAACGCCTTCGGCGGCAAGGACGCTTTGTACGTCGGCGCTCTGCGGCGGTACGTCGAGCACCGCTCGACGCCGATGTTCAGTCGACTCGCAGAGGATCGTCGGGGCCTCCCGGCCATCGAGGACTTCTTCAGCCGGCTCGTCTCGGTGCGCTGCAGAGGCGAGTTCGCCGGTTGGGGCTGCCTCGTGTCGAACGCCCACCTCGAAAACCCTTCCGGTGAAGCAAAGACAGTCCTGGACAACCACCAGGCCGGCCTGAAAGCCGCACTGCAGTCCGCCCTCGAAACCGCCGCCGAGCTGAAGCAGCTTCGTCCTGGCCTCGACTTGAGCGCAACAGCGGAACACCTCACGCTCCTCGCCTACGCCATCAACCTCCGCTCCCGCGCCGGCGCGTCGCCTGATCAGCTCAAGACCGCGGTTGCTGCCGCACTGAGCCCGCTGGCGCGCGACCCGCGTCGACAAGGCCGGTAA
- a CDS encoding class I SAM-dependent methyltransferase, with protein sequence MTTSVDLETHYTSRHDEGSRLSSTLKGQLELARVRDLLERYLPEPPAVVGDIGGGPGVHASWLQGRGYDVELLDPVQRHVDQAVAAGIDAVQGDARRLPWENEYFDAVLLAGPMYHLPEAADRRLALREAVRVIRPGGFIAVIAINRAANLIGATLANKLQQREKIVREILESGFSPDNERMAETTYHTVTQLRTELTNAGLRAVTVHGLTGPGGWLTVAIDAHFKDQPLPASLSDPDPLQTALACTRMADQYPELIASSSLLFAVGQRA encoded by the coding sequence ATGACGACTTCTGTTGATCTTGAGACGCACTACACGAGCCGGCATGACGAGGGGAGCCGGCTGAGCTCGACGTTGAAGGGGCAGTTGGAACTCGCGCGGGTGCGGGACCTGTTGGAGCGGTACCTGCCGGAGCCGCCGGCCGTCGTCGGGGACATCGGAGGCGGCCCGGGCGTCCACGCGAGCTGGCTGCAGGGCAGGGGGTACGACGTCGAGTTGCTGGATCCGGTGCAGCGGCATGTCGACCAAGCAGTGGCGGCCGGAATCGACGCAGTACAAGGGGATGCGCGGCGGTTGCCGTGGGAGAACGAGTACTTCGACGCGGTGTTGCTGGCCGGGCCGATGTACCACCTGCCCGAGGCCGCGGATCGGCGGCTGGCGTTGCGGGAGGCGGTCCGGGTGATCCGGCCGGGCGGGTTCATCGCGGTGATCGCGATCAACCGGGCGGCGAACCTGATCGGGGCGACGCTCGCGAACAAACTGCAGCAGCGGGAGAAGATCGTCCGCGAGATTCTCGAGAGCGGGTTCAGTCCCGACAACGAGCGGATGGCCGAGACGACGTACCACACCGTCACGCAGTTGCGGACCGAGTTGACCAACGCCGGGTTGCGGGCCGTCACGGTGCACGGGCTCACCGGGCCGGGCGGCTGGCTGACCGTCGCCATCGACGCGCACTTCAAGGATCAGCCGTTGCCGGCCTCGCTGAGCGACCCCGATCCGTTGCAGACCGCACTGGCCTGCACGCGGATGGCCGATCAGTACCCCGAACTGATCGCTTCCAGTTCGCTCCTCTTCGCCGTCGGCCAGCGTGCTTAG
- a CDS encoding bifunctional DNA primase/polymerase, translating into MLRERLRRRAVRYVENGWTVAPLVVPRDGVCLCIRGDCVDPHLAGSVVRSVRQADAIWSEHPWDIALITDAYDVVDVPAQYGALLNQLLKATCPTAMAPARRHWWFFVVGGSVPAAKVAAAGGVLRSGPGEWVPAPGTSTEATGRIRWLVHPHVTKWRPYQRRDPIDVVLPT; encoded by the coding sequence GTGCTTAGGGAGCGACTCCGGCGACGTGCAGTCCGGTACGTCGAGAACGGGTGGACCGTGGCGCCGCTGGTCGTCCCGAGAGACGGCGTGTGCCTCTGCATTCGTGGTGACTGCGTCGATCCGCACCTGGCCGGGTCGGTCGTCCGCAGCGTCCGGCAGGCCGATGCGATCTGGAGCGAGCATCCGTGGGACATCGCGTTGATCACCGACGCGTACGACGTGGTCGACGTGCCGGCGCAGTACGGCGCGTTGCTGAACCAGTTGCTCAAGGCAACGTGTCCGACAGCGATGGCGCCGGCTCGGCGACACTGGTGGTTCTTCGTCGTGGGTGGTTCGGTGCCGGCCGCCAAGGTCGCGGCGGCAGGCGGCGTACTGCGCTCCGGGCCGGGTGAGTGGGTGCCGGCACCTGGCACCTCCACCGAAGCCACCGGGCGCATCCGCTGGCTGGTTCATCCGCACGTCACCAAGTGGCGGCCGTACCAGCGCCGGGATCCGATCGATGTCGTCCTCCCGACCTGA